From Bacillus pumilus, one genomic window encodes:
- a CDS encoding CotD family spore coat protein encodes MSRNRLDDFFFGPRRGNQGGDETVVFPTRQIVNTTTNEQTIRKIHPTHITNVNKNIKRIENYYPVTQSTHNEYIVEEYDCGRDIKNPCCRPVKRCKW; translated from the coding sequence ATGAGCCGGAATCGATTAGATGACTTTTTCTTTGGTCCTCGCAGAGGAAACCAAGGAGGAGATGAAACGGTTGTTTTCCCCACACGTCAAATTGTCAACACGACAACGAATGAACAAACCATCAGAAAAATTCATCCAACGCATATCACAAACGTCAATAAAAACATCAAAAGAATTGAAAACTACTACCCTGTCACTCAATCTACTCATAACGAGTACATTGTGGAAGAATACGATTGCGGCAGGGATATCAAAAACCCTTGCTGCCGTCCAGTGAAACGCTGTAAGTGGTAA
- a CDS encoding sugar porter family MFS transporter yields MEKKVSSKFIFFFGSFAGILFGYDIGIIAGAEGHIQEEFQLSPLWLGIVVSSLMGGAIIGSILSGLMGDKFGRRKLILVSSIIFFVGAIGSAIAPEEISLTIARIFLGTAVGTASSLVPAYMSEIAPAKIRGKLSGLNQLMIVSGLLLSYIVAFVFEPIPDSWRWMLGSAALFAIVLYIGMLRLPESPRYLIKHGMAHKAREVLGSLRSSREEIEAEMQEILEVAKEERSGIRELFQKKFRMALFIGVGMATLQQIQGANSIVYYATSIARNVGLAPQVAAGFTVIVGVIFVVTTVIFLQFVDRFDRRTILTVGGTGMALSFFAPAALGALGVSEGILNWVTLISLCCFILCYAFSWAPITWIIIGEIFPLSVRGIGAGISSAFNWTGSLAVGLVFPILADKFSFGVIFSSFGVICLIGLLFTRFVLVETKGRSLEQIETDMAARV; encoded by the coding sequence TTGGAGAAAAAAGTGTCAAGCAAATTTATCTTCTTTTTCGGGTCCTTTGCAGGCATCTTATTCGGATATGATATTGGAATTATTGCAGGGGCAGAAGGACATATTCAGGAAGAATTTCAGCTCAGCCCATTATGGCTTGGAATTGTCGTCTCTTCATTAATGGGCGGAGCAATCATTGGTTCGATTTTAAGCGGCCTCATGGGGGATAAGTTTGGCCGCAGAAAGCTCATTTTGGTCTCATCGATCATCTTTTTTGTCGGAGCTATAGGGTCAGCCATCGCACCAGAAGAGATTTCATTAACCATTGCTCGTATCTTTTTAGGGACAGCAGTAGGAACAGCCTCATCTTTGGTGCCGGCTTACATGTCTGAAATCGCTCCTGCTAAAATCCGCGGGAAATTGTCTGGGCTCAATCAGCTTATGATTGTGAGCGGACTATTGCTGAGCTATATTGTCGCGTTTGTGTTTGAACCTATTCCAGACAGCTGGCGCTGGATGCTGGGAAGTGCCGCTTTATTTGCTATCGTGCTTTATATTGGTATGCTGAGGCTCCCTGAATCTCCGAGATATTTAATTAAACACGGAATGGCTCATAAAGCACGGGAGGTATTAGGATCACTGCGTTCTTCCCGTGAAGAAATCGAAGCAGAAATGCAGGAAATTTTAGAAGTCGCGAAAGAAGAACGCTCTGGTATTCGTGAATTGTTCCAAAAGAAATTCAGAATGGCTCTTTTCATCGGGGTTGGGATGGCGACCCTTCAGCAAATTCAAGGCGCGAACTCCATTGTGTATTATGCAACGAGTATTGCTCGGAATGTAGGCCTTGCGCCGCAGGTCGCAGCAGGCTTTACAGTCATTGTCGGTGTCATTTTTGTCGTGACAACCGTTATCTTTTTACAATTTGTCGACCGGTTCGACCGCCGAACGATTCTCACCGTAGGAGGCACAGGTATGGCACTTTCCTTCTTTGCACCAGCGGCATTAGGTGCACTTGGCGTTAGTGAAGGGATTTTAAACTGGGTGACATTGATTTCCCTTTGCTGCTTTATCTTGTGCTATGCCTTCTCATGGGCACCGATCACGTGGATCATCATCGGCGAAATCTTCCCACTCTCTGTCAGGGGCATTGGAGCAGGCATTTCATCTGCCTTTAACTGGACGGGATCGTTAGCTGTTGGACTCGTTTTCCCTATCTTAGCTGATAAGTTCAGCTTTGGGGTCATTTTCTCCTCATTTGGGGTTATCTGCTTAATCGGACTATTGTTCACCCGCTTTGTTTTAGTCGAAACAAAAGGAAGAAGCTTAGAGCAAATCGAAACCGATATGGCAGCACGTGTATAA
- a CDS encoding ATP-binding cassette domain-containing protein: MASLQVSQLSFRYETTEESSLLLDQVSFDLKGSDRACIIGKNGSGKSTLLKIIAGLLPSVSETILLNKQLHPGTTQYKSLVAYIPDKPLVYDALTGLEHMELVQSLWKMNKSEKELYKETFLSLCDAFDLTHALKMPVKQYSLGMRYKLFFNCMVARSPELIILDEPFTSLDEASQIQSISLLKKEFSHRCVLFTSHQRYLYSELGNRFFQLDQGQLNEVEH; this comes from the coding sequence ATGGCTAGTCTTCAAGTGTCTCAGCTATCTTTTCGCTATGAAACAACAGAAGAAAGCTCTCTCCTCCTCGATCAAGTTTCGTTTGATCTGAAAGGAAGCGATCGAGCTTGTATCATTGGAAAGAACGGCAGTGGTAAATCGACTCTTTTAAAGATCATCGCTGGTCTGCTTCCTTCAGTATCAGAAACGATTTTACTCAACAAACAGCTTCACCCCGGGACCACTCAATATAAAAGTCTGGTGGCGTACATCCCTGATAAGCCTTTAGTCTATGATGCGCTCACTGGTCTTGAGCACATGGAGCTTGTCCAGTCTTTATGGAAAATGAACAAGTCAGAAAAAGAATTATACAAAGAGACTTTCCTATCGCTTTGTGATGCATTTGATTTAACGCATGCCCTAAAGATGCCAGTCAAACAGTATTCATTGGGCATGAGATATAAACTTTTCTTTAATTGTATGGTGGCAAGATCTCCAGAGCTGATCATTCTTGATGAGCCTTTTACCTCTCTTGATGAGGCCTCACAGATACAATCGATTTCTTTATTAAAAAAAGAATTCTCACATCGATGTGTTTTATTTACCAGCCATCAGCGCTACCTTTATTCAGAATTAGGAAATCGTTTCTTCCAGCTGGATCAAGGACAATTAAACGAAGTGGAACATTAG
- a CDS encoding stage II sporulation protein M — MLKKIRYFLSENRLILRLGYIYAAIFIAAVLIGSLLPYDQIPYLKKDEEMFFLSIFLNNLQVGMAILGIGAFTGGIMAAGILFYNGYIIGKLVQYLIVNQEVQQIFTGLLPHAFVEILGFILFSIVSSFPFIYLYRFIKGETIDLKKLTVTVLQLIFAAIVLLFAASLLEEYVSHVHLP, encoded by the coding sequence ATGTTGAAAAAAATAAGATATTTTCTATCGGAGAATAGACTGATTTTACGACTCGGCTACATTTATGCTGCTATCTTTATTGCAGCAGTGCTGATTGGTAGCCTTCTTCCTTATGATCAGATTCCTTATTTAAAAAAGGATGAAGAGATGTTTTTTCTATCTATTTTCTTAAACAATTTGCAAGTTGGGATGGCGATATTAGGGATCGGAGCTTTTACAGGCGGCATCATGGCTGCTGGCATTCTTTTTTACAACGGATACATTATTGGCAAACTAGTTCAGTATTTGATTGTCAATCAAGAAGTGCAGCAGATATTCACAGGATTACTGCCTCATGCTTTCGTAGAGATTCTTGGTTTCATCCTGTTTTCAATTGTCAGCTCTTTTCCTTTTATTTATCTTTATCGATTTATAAAAGGAGAAACAATTGATTTAAAAAAGCTGACTGTGACTGTGCTTCAATTGATTTTTGCAGCAATTGTTCTCTTATTCGCAGCATCTCTTTTAGAGGAATACGTTAGCCATGTACATCTACCATAG